One region of Chryseobacterium muglaense genomic DNA includes:
- a CDS encoding polyprenyl synthetase family protein has protein sequence MANIVEEIKQPINEEMKLFEQKFYESMQSRVALLDKVTRFIVTTKGKQMRPMFVFLCAKLIGDVNEKTYRGASMIELIHTATLVHDDVVDESFKRRNFFSINALWKNKIAVLVGDFLLSKAVLLSTDHKDYDLLSVISRTIREMSEGELLQLEKARKLDITEDVYYEIIRQKTATLIAACCEIGALSNNADEALAKKMMQFGTYTGMAFQIKDDLFDYLSSNVIGKPVGIDIKEQKMTLPLIHTLKIASETDRKYYFNTIKRYNNDQKRVKELIAFVKSSGGLDYAITVMKDFQQKAKDILNEFPDSQVRESLHKMLDYVIERKF, from the coding sequence GTGGCAAACATTGTAGAAGAAATCAAGCAGCCGATTAATGAGGAAATGAAACTTTTTGAACAGAAGTTTTATGAATCTATGCAGAGCAGAGTTGCTTTACTCGATAAAGTAACCCGTTTTATTGTTACTACAAAAGGAAAACAAATGCGTCCGATGTTTGTATTCTTATGCGCAAAATTGATTGGAGACGTTAACGAAAAAACGTATCGTGGCGCTTCAATGATTGAGTTGATTCACACGGCAACTTTGGTGCACGATGATGTGGTGGATGAAAGTTTTAAGCGTCGAAATTTCTTTTCAATCAATGCATTGTGGAAGAATAAAATTGCGGTTTTGGTAGGTGATTTTTTACTTTCAAAAGCGGTATTACTTTCTACCGATCATAAAGATTACGATTTGCTTTCCGTGATTTCCCGAACCATCAGAGAAATGTCTGAAGGCGAGCTTCTTCAATTGGAAAAAGCAAGAAAACTTGATATTACTGAAGATGTTTATTATGAAATTATCCGTCAGAAAACAGCTACTTTAATTGCTGCCTGCTGCGAAATTGGAGCCTTGTCTAATAATGCCGATGAAGCTTTAGCTAAAAAAATGATGCAGTTCGGTACTTACACAGGAATGGCTTTTCAGATCAAAGATGATCTATTTGATTATTTAAGTTCAAATGTTATTGGAAAACCTGTTGGAATCGACATCAAAGAACAAAAAATGACTTTGCCTTTGATTCATACTTTAAAAATAGCCAGCGAAACCGACAGAAAGTATTATTTCAACACCATTAAACGTTATAACAACGACCAGAAACGCGTGAAAGAACTGATTGCTTTTGTAAAAAGTTCGGGAGGCTTAGATTATGCCATCACGGTAATGAAAGACTTTCAGCAAAAAGCAAAAGATATCCTGAATGAATTTCCTGATTCTCAGGTCAGAGAATCTTTACATAAAATGCTTGATTACGTTATCGAAAGAAAGTTCTAA
- a CDS encoding DNA-deoxyinosine glycosylase, producing MQNRISSFPPFIDEQSKILILGSIPGAKSLEKQQYYAHPQNKFWKIIFELFNEEFTEVYSERISFLKKNHIAIWDVIDSCERKGSLDSEIKNEEANQIEELLESYPNIQAIFCNGGKSYKNLQKLLGKNFRIPIHLLPSTSPLHTISFERKFEDWKKVLEYL from the coding sequence ATGCAAAACCGAATCTCATCATTTCCACCATTTATCGATGAACAATCTAAAATTCTAATTTTAGGTTCAATTCCCGGTGCAAAATCTCTCGAAAAGCAACAATATTACGCACATCCTCAAAACAAATTCTGGAAAATTATTTTTGAATTGTTTAATGAAGAATTTACAGAAGTTTATTCCGAACGAATTAGTTTTTTAAAGAAAAATCACATTGCAATTTGGGATGTCATCGATTCTTGTGAAAGAAAAGGGAGCCTTGATTCTGAGATTAAAAATGAAGAAGCTAATCAGATTGAAGAACTTTTGGAAAGCTATCCCAACATTCAGGCAATATTTTGCAACGGCGGAAAGTCTTATAAAAATCTACAAAAATTATTAGGTAAAAACTTTAGAATCCCAATACATTTATTGCCTTCTACAAGTCCTCTTCACACGATTTCTTTTGAAAGAAAATTTGAGGATTGGAAAAAGGTATTAGAATATTTATAA
- a CDS encoding alpha-ketoacid dehydrogenase subunit alpha/beta produces the protein MQTTYIETQQISFQDFKNQILEDYKLGRISREMSYLGRREVLTGKAKFGIFGDGKELPQLAMAKVFKNGDFRSGYYRDQTFALAADALTVESFFAQLYADTSVEREPASAGRQMNGHFATRSLNEDGSWKDLTAQKNISSDISPTAGQMPRLLGLAQASKIYKTVKFDGSEKFSREGNEIAFGTIGDASTAEGHFWETLNAACALQVPMIVSIWDDGYGISVPTKNQRAKADIAEMLSGFQRKEGENQGCEIIQVKAWDYPALLDAYARAEQFARMESVPVVVHVIEVTQPQGHSTSGSHERYKNEERLSWESQFDGLLKFREWILNYSIEIEGKEEVLATVEELDSIDDEAKKTVKAGQKNAWESYQKTITDLINSVLPLVENLKGQNAEIENYIGQFNKLVSKAKKDVFHLVRKSLLATRGTNSAERTNLMQKYNEIFEVEKDNYSSHLYSQSQWKAENIQEIKPVYSDASEDVDGRVVVRNNFDKIFEKYPQTLVFGEDAGNIGDVNQGLEGMQEKYGDVRVADTGIREATILGQGIGMAMRGLRPIAEIQYLDYILYCLQGMSDDLATVQYRTKGGQKSPLIIRTRGHRLEGVWHSGSPMAGILNLSKGILVLVPRNLTKAAGFYNTMLQSDDPSIIVECLNGYRLKEKQPDNLGEFTVPVGKIEVTKEGKDVTLVTYGSTWRIVMEAAEELEKLGISAEVIDVQSLIPFDLTHEIAESVKRTNRLVVIDEDVEGGTSAFILQQILEKQKAFRFLDSDPLTIAANDHRPAYASDGDYFSKPSSDDMVERIYALFNETNPQKYPAIF, from the coding sequence ATGCAAACAACCTATATTGAAACTCAACAGATTTCCTTTCAAGATTTTAAAAATCAAATACTTGAAGACTATAAGTTAGGAAGAATCTCTCGTGAAATGTCTTATCTTGGCAGAAGAGAAGTACTTACCGGAAAAGCTAAATTCGGAATTTTTGGAGACGGAAAAGAGCTTCCGCAGCTTGCAATGGCAAAAGTTTTCAAAAACGGAGATTTCCGTTCAGGATATTACAGAGATCAAACCTTTGCTTTGGCAGCAGATGCTTTGACGGTTGAAAGTTTCTTTGCACAGCTGTATGCAGATACAAGTGTAGAAAGAGAGCCTGCTTCAGCTGGAAGACAGATGAACGGTCACTTTGCAACAAGAAGTTTGAATGAAGATGGAAGCTGGAAAGATTTAACAGCTCAGAAAAATATTTCTTCAGATATTTCTCCAACAGCAGGTCAAATGCCTAGATTATTAGGATTGGCGCAAGCTTCAAAAATATACAAAACCGTAAAATTTGACGGTTCTGAAAAATTCTCAAGAGAAGGAAACGAAATTGCTTTCGGAACAATTGGAGATGCTTCTACAGCAGAAGGTCATTTCTGGGAAACTTTGAACGCTGCTTGTGCACTTCAGGTTCCAATGATTGTTTCAATTTGGGATGACGGGTACGGAATTTCTGTTCCTACAAAAAACCAGAGAGCAAAAGCTGATATCGCTGAAATGTTGAGCGGTTTCCAAAGAAAAGAAGGCGAAAACCAAGGCTGTGAAATCATTCAGGTGAAAGCTTGGGATTATCCTGCATTATTGGATGCTTATGCAAGAGCAGAGCAGTTTGCAAGAATGGAAAGCGTTCCAGTGGTAGTTCACGTCATTGAAGTTACACAGCCTCAAGGTCACTCAACTTCAGGTTCTCACGAAAGATATAAGAATGAGGAGCGTTTATCTTGGGAATCTCAGTTTGACGGATTATTGAAATTCAGAGAATGGATTTTAAATTATTCAATCGAGATTGAAGGTAAAGAAGAAGTTTTAGCAACTGTTGAAGAATTAGATTCAATAGATGATGAAGCTAAAAAGACGGTAAAAGCAGGGCAGAAAAATGCTTGGGAAAGTTACCAGAAAACAATTACAGATTTAATCAATTCAGTTTTACCTTTGGTTGAAAACCTTAAAGGACAAAACGCTGAAATTGAAAATTATATTGGTCAGTTCAATAAATTAGTTTCGAAAGCTAAAAAAGATGTTTTCCATTTGGTAAGAAAATCTTTATTGGCAACAAGAGGAACCAATTCTGCAGAAAGAACCAATTTAATGCAGAAATACAACGAGATTTTTGAGGTTGAAAAAGACAATTATTCTTCTCATTTGTATTCACAATCTCAATGGAAAGCTGAGAACATCCAAGAAATTAAACCAGTTTATTCTGATGCTTCGGAAGATGTAGACGGAAGAGTAGTGGTAAGAAATAATTTCGATAAAATATTCGAAAAATATCCTCAAACTTTAGTCTTTGGTGAAGATGCCGGAAATATCGGTGACGTAAACCAAGGTCTTGAAGGAATGCAGGAAAAATACGGTGACGTACGTGTTGCTGATACAGGAATTCGTGAAGCTACAATTTTAGGACAAGGTATCGGAATGGCGATGAGAGGTTTAAGACCAATCGCTGAAATCCAGTATTTAGACTATATTTTGTATTGTTTGCAAGGAATGAGTGATGATTTGGCGACGGTTCAGTACAGAACAAAAGGTGGTCAGAAATCTCCTTTAATTATCAGAACAAGAGGTCACAGATTGGAAGGAGTTTGGCATTCGGGTTCGCCAATGGCGGGAATTTTGAACCTTTCTAAAGGTATTTTGGTATTGGTTCCAAGAAACTTAACAAAAGCTGCCGGTTTCTACAATACGATGCTTCAAAGTGATGATCCATCTATCATTGTTGAATGTTTAAATGGATACAGATTAAAAGAAAAACAACCTGATAACTTAGGTGAATTTACTGTTCCTGTAGGAAAAATTGAAGTTACAAAAGAAGGAAAAGATGTAACGTTGGTAACTTACGGTTCGACTTGGAGAATTGTAATGGAAGCAGCCGAAGAATTAGAAAAATTAGGAATCTCTGCAGAAGTTATTGATGTTCAGTCATTAATTCCTTTCGATTTAACTCATGAAATTGCTGAATCTGTGAAAAGAACTAACAGATTGGTTGTCATCGACGAAGATGTAGAAGGGGGAACTTCAGCGTTTATTTTGCAACAGATTTTAGAGAAGCAAAAAGCGTTCAGATTCTTAGATTCTGATCCGTTGACGATTGCTGCAAACGACCACAGACCTGCTTATGCAAGTGACGGAGATTATTTCTCTAAGCCATCTTCTGATGATATGGTTGAAAGAATTTACGCCCTATTTAATGAAACAAATCCTCAGAAATATCCTGCGATATTTTAA
- the rlmN gene encoding 23S rRNA (adenine(2503)-C(2))-methyltransferase RlmN yields the protein MKDIRTLSLDQLKDYFGSLGEKPFRAKQVYDWLWSKNLHSIEEMTNLSKQLRDKISEEYTINPVSVDQLQKSTDGTIKNGVKLHDGLLVESVLIPTETRTTACVSSQVGCSLNCEFCATARLKRMRNLEVAEIVDQVALIDSQSKMYFNRPLTNIVFMGMGEPMMNYKNVVEAIRKITQPEGLGMSPRRITVSTSGLPKMIKMLADDELRVKLALSLHSAIEVKRNEIMPFSDKFPLTDIMESLQYWYKKTGSVITFEYCVWKGINDGDEDIKALIKYCKQVPSKVNLIQYNPIGDGKYDQCNKKAEDNYVRQLENAGITVMIRKSRGGDIDAACGQLANKEAE from the coding sequence ATGAAAGATATAAGAACTCTATCCCTCGACCAGCTTAAAGATTATTTTGGATCTTTAGGAGAAAAACCATTTCGTGCGAAACAGGTTTATGATTGGTTGTGGAGCAAAAATCTGCATTCAATAGAGGAGATGACGAATCTTTCAAAGCAGCTTCGGGATAAAATTTCCGAAGAATATACCATCAATCCAGTTTCTGTAGATCAGCTTCAGAAAAGTACAGATGGAACGATAAAAAACGGAGTGAAACTTCACGACGGTCTATTGGTAGAATCTGTTTTAATTCCTACAGAAACCAGAACTACAGCTTGTGTTTCTTCACAGGTAGGATGTTCTTTAAACTGCGAATTTTGTGCAACAGCAAGACTCAAGAGAATGAGAAATCTTGAAGTCGCAGAAATCGTAGATCAGGTTGCCTTAATCGACAGCCAAAGCAAAATGTACTTCAACAGACCGCTTACCAACATTGTTTTTATGGGAATGGGTGAGCCGATGATGAATTACAAAAATGTGGTGGAAGCCATCAGAAAAATCACTCAGCCGGAAGGTTTGGGCATGTCACCAAGAAGAATTACAGTTTCTACATCCGGACTTCCGAAGATGATAAAAATGCTTGCCGATGATGAGTTGCGTGTGAAATTAGCTTTATCACTTCACTCAGCGATTGAAGTAAAGCGTAATGAAATCATGCCTTTCTCAGACAAGTTTCCGTTGACGGATATTATGGAGTCTCTTCAATATTGGTACAAAAAAACAGGCTCAGTTATTACTTTCGAATATTGTGTTTGGAAAGGAATTAATGATGGTGATGAAGATATTAAAGCTTTGATTAAATATTGTAAACAAGTTCCTTCTAAAGTGAATTTGATTCAATACAACCCGATTGGCGACGGAAAATATGACCAGTGTAACAAAAAAGCAGAAGACAATTATGTTCGTCAGCTTGAAAATGCCGGAATTACTGTGATGATCCGTAAAAGTCGTGGTGGTGATATTGATGCAGCTTGTGGGCAGTTGGCAAATAAAGAGGCAGAGTAG
- a CDS encoding NADH:flavin oxidoreductase, which yields MSTESLFKPFQYKNLELKNRIVMAPMTRAQSDNGVPTQQIVDYYARRAASEVGLILSEGTVINRPGSKNLQNIPDFYGTEALNGWKNVIDAVHQNGGKMGPQIWHVGDTRMAEDYPLVDMEKASTMTLEDIQDTIAQFAASAKSAKDLGFDVLEIHGAHGYLIDQFFWEVTNTRTDEYGGKTLKERSKFAVDVVKAMRAAVGEDFTIIIRLSQWKQQDYKSRLALNPNEMEDWLLPLKEAGVDIFHCSQRRFWEPEFEGSDLNFAGWAKKITGQPTITVGSVGLNGDFMGAFAGEGSEKADLKELVRRLDREDFDLVAVGRALLSDYQWAKKIKDGRVEELTDFAGSSLGVLY from the coding sequence ATGAGTACAGAATCATTGTTTAAACCTTTTCAATACAAAAATTTAGAACTAAAAAATAGAATAGTAATGGCTCCGATGACGAGAGCGCAATCTGATAACGGAGTTCCCACTCAACAAATTGTAGATTATTATGCAAGAAGAGCAGCTTCGGAAGTTGGATTGATTCTTTCAGAAGGAACAGTTATCAACAGACCAGGATCAAAAAATCTACAAAATATCCCTGATTTTTATGGAACGGAAGCATTAAACGGCTGGAAAAACGTCATCGATGCAGTTCACCAAAATGGTGGAAAAATGGGACCACAAATTTGGCATGTTGGAGATACCAGAATGGCAGAAGATTATCCTTTAGTGGATATGGAAAAAGCTTCTACAATGACTTTAGAAGATATTCAGGATACGATTGCTCAATTTGCGGCTTCGGCAAAATCTGCTAAAGATTTGGGATTTGATGTTTTGGAAATTCATGGAGCTCATGGTTATTTAATTGATCAGTTTTTCTGGGAAGTTACGAATACCAGAACTGATGAATACGGAGGAAAGACCTTAAAAGAAAGAAGCAAATTTGCGGTGGATGTTGTAAAAGCAATGCGAGCTGCGGTTGGGGAAGATTTTACCATTATTATCCGTCTTTCTCAGTGGAAGCAGCAGGATTATAAAAGCAGATTAGCTTTAAATCCTAATGAAATGGAAGATTGGTTGTTGCCATTAAAAGAAGCCGGAGTTGATATTTTCCACTGTTCACAAAGACGTTTTTGGGAACCTGAATTTGAAGGCTCTGATTTGAACTTCGCTGGTTGGGCTAAAAAAATAACGGGTCAACCGACAATTACTGTGGGTTCTGTAGGATTAAATGGTGATTTTATGGGCGCTTTTGCAGGAGAAGGTTCTGAAAAAGCTGATCTTAAAGAATTGGTAAGAAGACTTGACCGTGAAGATTTTGATTTGGTTGCGGTAGGACGTGCTTTGTTGAGCGATTATCAGTGGGCAAAGAAAATTAAAGACGGCAGAGTAGAAGAGCTTACAGATTTTGCAGGTTCTAGTTTGGGAGTGCTTTATTAA
- the queA gene encoding tRNA preQ1(34) S-adenosylmethionine ribosyltransferase-isomerase QueA, with protein sequence MKTSDFNFDLPEELLAEYPSEHRDEARLMVLDRKTQTIEHKMFKDVVDYFDEKDLFIFNNTKVFPARLYGNKEKTGAKIEVFLLRELDKETRVWDVLVDPARKIRIGNKLFFTEDESLVAEVIDNTTSRGRTLRFLFDGSYEEFRSKLKDLGETPLPKYIKREVEPEDAERYQTIYAKVEGAVAAPTAGLHFSKHLMKRLEIKGIDFAEVTLHVGLGTFNPIEVEDLSKHKMESEEVIIDEKNAEIINRAVQENRRVCAVGTTTMRAIETSVSSNRKISAFDGWTNKFIYPPHDFGIANTMITNFHTPKSTLMMMIAAFAGKDFLMHAYEEAVKEKYKFYSYGDAMLII encoded by the coding sequence ATGAAAACATCCGATTTTAATTTCGACCTTCCTGAAGAATTGTTGGCAGAATATCCTTCAGAGCATAGAGATGAAGCTAGATTAATGGTTCTCGACAGAAAAACGCAAACTATTGAGCACAAAATGTTCAAAGATGTAGTAGATTATTTTGATGAGAAAGATCTTTTTATCTTTAATAATACTAAAGTTTTTCCTGCTCGTTTGTATGGAAATAAAGAAAAAACCGGAGCTAAAATTGAAGTTTTCTTATTAAGAGAGCTAGATAAAGAAACTCGTGTTTGGGATGTTTTGGTAGATCCTGCAAGAAAAATAAGAATTGGTAACAAATTATTCTTTACGGAAGATGAATCTTTGGTTGCTGAGGTAATTGATAATACAACTTCAAGAGGTAGAACTTTAAGATTCTTATTCGATGGTTCTTATGAAGAATTTAGATCTAAATTAAAAGATTTAGGAGAAACACCACTTCCAAAGTATATCAAAAGAGAAGTAGAACCGGAAGATGCTGAAAGATATCAGACTATTTATGCAAAAGTAGAAGGAGCGGTAGCAGCACCAACTGCTGGTTTGCATTTCTCTAAGCATTTGATGAAGAGATTAGAAATCAAAGGAATCGATTTTGCTGAGGTTACTCTTCATGTTGGATTAGGAACTTTTAACCCAATTGAGGTAGAAGACTTGTCTAAACACAAAATGGAATCTGAAGAAGTTATCATTGATGAGAAAAATGCTGAAATCATCAACAGAGCGGTTCAGGAAAACAGAAGAGTTTGTGCAGTAGGAACGACTACGATGAGAGCAATTGAAACTTCTGTTTCTTCAAACAGAAAAATTTCAGCTTTCGATGGTTGGACTAATAAATTCATCTATCCGCCACACGATTTTGGAATTGCTAACACAATGATTACCAATTTCCATACACCGAAATCTACTTTAATGATGATGATTGCTGCATTTGCTGGAAAAGATTTCCTAATGCACGCCTATGAAGAAGCCGTAAAAGAAAAGTATAAATTCTATTCTTACGGTGATGCAATGCTAATTATATAA
- a CDS encoding class I SAM-dependent methyltransferase gives MKITKLVILFNYQKILLGIIVSIVLFGLSFFINSSVFVLLFRVLSVLIILNIIASLVASYILYDNSDLYELNNLKGIIDWNKTKNTILVHASFDPLSKNLEEKYPNLNLTVCDVFGNRHEQEKGIETSKKIFPPNPKEIKIKPHQLPFEDCSQDVILAITALHEILDHDQRVLFFQEAKRVLKNDGLIIVSEQFRDFINFVFFNIGAFHFLSKKKWKKAISEAGLEIAENKKITPFANMLIVRK, from the coding sequence ATGAAAATCACCAAGCTTGTCATTCTCTTCAATTACCAGAAAATCCTTTTAGGAATTATCGTTTCTATTGTTCTTTTTGGATTGTCATTTTTTATTAATTCGAGTGTTTTTGTTTTGTTATTCAGAGTTTTAAGTGTTCTTATTATTTTGAATATCATTGCTTCACTCGTGGCTTCTTACATTTTGTATGACAATTCAGACCTATACGAATTAAACAATTTAAAAGGAATTATAGATTGGAATAAAACTAAAAATACAATTTTAGTTCACGCCAGTTTTGATCCTTTATCGAAAAATTTGGAAGAAAAATATCCTAATTTAAATTTAACAGTTTGTGATGTCTTTGGAAACCGTCACGAACAGGAAAAAGGAATTGAAACTTCAAAAAAAATATTTCCTCCCAATCCTAAAGAAATAAAAATAAAACCTCATCAATTACCTTTTGAAGATTGTTCTCAAGATGTAATTCTTGCCATAACTGCACTTCACGAAATTTTAGATCACGATCAAAGAGTTTTATTCTTTCAAGAAGCTAAAAGAGTTTTAAAAAATGATGGTTTAATCATCGTTTCAGAACAGTTCAGAGATTTTATCAACTTCGTTTTCTTCAATATCGGAGCCTTTCATTTTTTAAGCAAAAAGAAATGGAAAAAAGCAATTTCTGAAGCAGGTTTGGAGATTGCTGAGAATAAAAAGATTACACCGTTTGCGAATATGTTGATTGTGAGAAAGTAG
- a CDS encoding winged helix-turn-helix transcriptional regulator: MKQNELMQYSCPLGKAMSALGSKWKPIIVLVIKDRKLRFGELAVRINVISRKVLTDQLREMQTDGLIIREEFKELPPRVEYSLTEKGLALLPILYQLEEWETKYHVYDPEKEKDCKMLLEKREKKNAIV, encoded by the coding sequence ATGAAACAGAACGAATTGATGCAATACAGCTGCCCTTTAGGCAAGGCAATGTCTGCATTGGGAAGCAAATGGAAACCAATTATTGTATTGGTAATTAAAGACCGTAAATTACGTTTTGGAGAACTTGCGGTGCGCATTAATGTAATTTCAAGAAAAGTTCTGACCGATCAATTAAGAGAAATGCAAACTGATGGATTAATCATTCGTGAGGAGTTTAAAGAACTTCCCCCAAGAGTAGAATATTCTTTGACAGAAAAGGGTTTGGCGCTTTTACCTATCTTATACCAATTGGAAGAATGGGAAACGAAATATCATGTTTATGACCCTGAGAAAGAGAAGGATTGTAAAATGCTTTTGGAAAAAAGGGAGAAGAAAAATGCTATTGTTTAA
- a CDS encoding toxin-antitoxin system YwqK family antitoxin, translated as MTKIILTLICAICTFTTFNSQNINLDEYEIYIGDTLVAKSDFVKFSNTLTEERSKKLQFKPISDGAKKAYFFNGKLSSNGTIKNLKENGFWQYWHPNGKKAREGEFVDGKPNGTHKYWYENGDLRAIGNWKNGVYDGKWEMYQPNKEIVIQVYKDGKLIE; from the coding sequence ATGACGAAGATAATTTTAACGTTGATTTGTGCCATTTGTACTTTTACAACTTTCAATTCTCAGAATATAAATTTAGACGAGTATGAAATCTACATTGGCGATACTTTAGTCGCTAAATCTGATTTTGTTAAATTTAGTAATACTCTAACAGAAGAACGTTCAAAAAAACTTCAATTTAAACCTATAAGTGACGGAGCTAAAAAAGCATATTTTTTTAATGGAAAACTATCTTCTAACGGAACAATTAAAAACCTAAAGGAAAATGGATTCTGGCAATATTGGCATCCAAACGGTAAAAAAGCTCGCGAAGGTGAATTTGTAGACGGAAAACCAAATGGGACACATAAATATTGGTATGAAAACGGAGATTTAAGAGCAATTGGAAATTGGAAAAATGGTGTTTATGATGGAAAATGGGAGATGTATCAACCCAATAAAGAGATCGTTATTCAAGTTTATAAAGACGGCAAATTAATTGAGTAA
- a CDS encoding AIM24 family protein: MSKYSIESFVNETKENPLERDYFELEKPALLEINLNNQAVWTKTGSMVGYVGNINFERQGMLSGGLGNLLKKAISGEGSKLMKAEGTGKLYVADDGKKVRILYLNNETVCVNGNDVLAHEQSIKSDITMLKSIAGVMSGGLFQVRLSGTGHIAITTHGEPLTLMVTPDAPVFADPNATVAWSGNLSPELKTNVSFKSLMGRGSGEEFQMKFSGNGWVLIQPYEEVYRVEK; the protein is encoded by the coding sequence ATGAGCAAATATTCTATTGAATCTTTTGTAAATGAAACAAAAGAAAACCCTCTTGAAAGAGATTATTTCGAGCTTGAAAAGCCAGCACTTTTAGAAATCAACTTAAATAACCAAGCGGTATGGACAAAAACAGGAAGCATGGTTGGTTATGTCGGTAATATCAATTTTGAAAGACAAGGCATGCTTTCGGGCGGACTTGGAAATTTATTAAAAAAAGCCATCAGCGGAGAAGGTTCTAAACTAATGAAAGCCGAAGGAACCGGAAAACTGTACGTTGCAGATGATGGAAAAAAAGTGAGAATTTTATATCTAAATAATGAAACTGTTTGTGTGAACGGAAATGATGTTTTAGCGCACGAACAAAGTATAAAAAGTGACATTACCATGCTGAAAAGCATTGCCGGAGTAATGTCGGGCGGATTGTTTCAGGTAAGACTTTCAGGAACAGGGCATATTGCAATAACCACTCATGGTGAACCTTTAACTTTAATGGTCACTCCGGATGCACCGGTTTTCGCAGACCCAAATGCAACGGTAGCCTGGTCTGGAAATTTAAGTCCTGAACTGAAAACCAATGTTTCTTTCAAAAGTTTAATGGGCAGAGGAAGCGGTGAAGAATTTCAGATGAAATTTTCTGGTAATGGCTGGGTTTTGATACAACCATATGAGGAGGTTTATAGGGTTGAGAAATAA
- a CDS encoding IS5 family transposase, whose protein sequence is MYPTDLTQTQWQFIKKALDFDDRKRKYDLMVIWNAISYLVKTGCQWRLLPHDFPKWQLVYYYYSKWSNLEVFDLLLSKLREKVRQNRGQKAEASLGIMDSQSVRWGNNRSLNGYDGGKKVKGIKRHVVVDKNGFLLAVMVSVANIHDSKAALLLMKTLQYLLIPLDVILADGGYRGEIIEEIRIKFNYIIQIVMRSDKKIKEFEPIHKRWIIERTFSWFDNDRRLCRNYELLMETSENMVKLSAIKLLLNKI, encoded by the coding sequence ATGTATCCAACAGATTTAACCCAAACTCAGTGGCAATTTATAAAAAAAGCATTAGATTTTGATGATAGAAAACGGAAATATGATTTAATGGTTATTTGGAATGCGATTAGTTATTTGGTGAAAACAGGTTGTCAATGGCGGCTTTTACCTCATGATTTTCCAAAATGGCAATTGGTTTATTACTATTATTCAAAATGGTCAAATCTGGAGGTTTTCGATTTATTATTGTCAAAATTGAGGGAAAAAGTACGACAAAACAGAGGTCAGAAAGCCGAGGCAAGTTTGGGAATTATGGACAGTCAAAGCGTTCGTTGGGGAAATAACCGTTCGCTCAATGGTTATGACGGAGGTAAAAAAGTAAAAGGTATCAAACGACACGTTGTGGTAGATAAAAATGGTTTTTTATTAGCAGTAATGGTAAGTGTTGCCAATATTCACGACAGTAAAGCCGCATTATTATTGATGAAAACACTGCAATATTTATTGATTCCACTTGATGTAATCCTGGCAGATGGAGGTTACAGAGGTGAAATTATTGAAGAAATAAGAATTAAGTTTAATTATATCATTCAAATCGTTATGCGGAGTGACAAAAAAATAAAGGAATTTGAGCCAATTCATAAAAGATGGATCATAGAACGTACTTTTTCTTGGTTCGATAATGATAGAAGATTATGCAGAAATTATGAACTTCTAATGGAAACTTCAGAAAACATGGTCAAATTATCTGCCATAAAATTATTACTCAATAAAATTTAA